In Campylobacter concisus, the following are encoded in one genomic region:
- the pyrE gene encoding orotate phosphoribosyltransferase: MDLEKIYKEAGAYLEGHFLLSSGNHSQFYLQSAKVLEDPALAGKLADELACVIEKFGIKFDSVCSPALGGILAGYELARAAKKRFIFTERVEKVMSLRRGFEVKKGEKFIVCEDIITTGGSALEAAHVIESLGGEVVGFAALANRGFCKVTNLDNEAKPNAKLPSDKPFFALGNFEFEIYEPEHCPLCKNGSKAIKPGSRGN, translated from the coding sequence ATGGATTTAGAGAAAATTTATAAAGAGGCTGGGGCATATTTAGAGGGACATTTTTTACTAAGCAGTGGCAATCACTCGCAGTTTTATCTACAAAGTGCAAAGGTGCTTGAAGATCCAGCTTTGGCTGGAAAGCTAGCTGACGAGCTTGCCTGTGTGATAGAGAAATTTGGTATTAAATTTGATAGTGTTTGCTCGCCTGCGCTTGGAGGAATTTTAGCTGGTTATGAGCTCGCACGTGCGGCAAAGAAACGATTTATCTTTACAGAGCGAGTCGAAAAGGTAATGAGTCTTAGACGTGGTTTTGAGGTGAAAAAGGGTGAGAAATTTATCGTTTGTGAGGATATCATCACGACCGGCGGCTCAGCACTTGAAGCAGCGCACGTGATAGAGAGCCTTGGCGGCGAGGTAGTTGGCTTTGCAGCGCTTGCAAACCGTGGCTTTTGTAAGGTTACAAATTTAGACAATGAAGCTAAGCCAAATGCTAAACTACCAAGCGATAAGCCATTTTTTGCTTTAGGAAATTTTGAGTTTGAAATTTATGAGCCTGAGCATTGCCCACTTTGTAAAAATGGAAGCAAAGCGATCAAACCTGGAAGCAGAGGCAACTAA
- a CDS encoding response regulator transcription factor, which produces MQEYDILDVLSNKKVLCLEDEEAILKNICTSLELFFGEVTGVQDGCEALELALSDAYDVLVLDISVPNIDGLEIAKKVRAINQKIPIVILSSHVEQEYLWRAVELKITRYLAKPYDKKSFIKALEDVALELVGRKPTLRLNDELEYDFGKKVLYINGEISHLSKSESRLLEYFLNNKNQTITYEQIFDYIWEYEQPSKEAIKTIVKELRRKLGKDVIKNLYGVGYLCEI; this is translated from the coding sequence ATGCAAGAATATGATATTTTAGACGTTTTATCAAATAAAAAGGTCCTTTGCCTTGAGGATGAAGAGGCGATTTTAAAAAACATTTGTACTTCGTTGGAGCTCTTTTTTGGAGAGGTAACAGGTGTGCAAGACGGCTGTGAAGCACTTGAGCTAGCTCTGAGTGATGCTTACGATGTTTTGGTACTTGATATAAGCGTGCCAAATATCGATGGCCTAGAGATCGCCAAAAAAGTAAGAGCGATCAATCAAAAAATTCCCATTGTGATTTTATCAAGCCACGTCGAGCAAGAGTATTTGTGGAGAGCAGTTGAGTTAAAGATCACAAGATATCTTGCAAAGCCATATGATAAAAAGTCATTTATAAAAGCCCTAGAAGACGTTGCTTTAGAGCTTGTTGGACGCAAGCCGACTCTTAGGCTAAATGATGAATTAGAATACGATTTTGGTAAAAAAGTACTTTATATAAATGGTGAAATTTCTCATCTAAGTAAGAGCGAAAGTAGGCTTTTAGAGTATTTTTTAAACAACAAAAATCAAACTATAACTTATGAACAAATTTTTGATTACATTTGGGAGTATGAGCAGCCAAGCAAAGAGGCGATAAAGACGATCGTAAAAGAGCTTAGAAGGAAGCTTGGCAAAGATGTGATTAAAAATTTATATGGTGTAGGTTATCTTTGTGAAATATAA
- a CDS encoding DUF3365 domain-containing protein: MKYKFQLIVSVFIFVYLLISALVLNFYNNLAMKDAKKEAYYVLESINSVREYIAGVQRPLIEQLKHDGIIKEDFFDERLLSSSYISREIYNIQKKKYNLDFDYKLVAMAPLNKAHEPNEFEAQVLRGFKENKFSEFSKIIKDENGSQFFVGLPIKSQNTSCLACHNSESAPKQMLDRYEISNGKISEASEMMAMLSFKIPLRAIFSYHLKEVIIIMSAIAFVFGIFLLLVYKMHRRGEESKRQTEQLMIHQSRLASMGEMIGNISHQWKQPLAQISSALINLELYQERKKLDEAKIYEFIEETSKQINFMSETVDDFKNFFKPNTLKREFSVEEVINQTIKILNASLKKYQIEIEIDIRENFTIFANFNEIIQILINIINNAKDAFKQSYVKPRVIKIYTFVKDNRKNLCVQNNAGAIKTSFLKVIFEPHFSTKESGSGLGLYMSRLIANKNNALIFARNVDENSITFTISFENL; the protein is encoded by the coding sequence GTGAAATATAAATTTCAGCTAATCGTTAGTGTTTTTATCTTTGTTTATCTCTTAATATCCGCACTTGTTTTAAATTTTTATAATAATCTTGCAATGAAAGATGCCAAAAAAGAGGCGTATTATGTGCTTGAGAGTATAAATTCTGTAAGAGAGTACATTGCAGGCGTTCAGCGTCCGCTAATAGAGCAGCTAAAGCATGATGGCATTATAAAAGAGGATTTTTTTGACGAGAGATTGCTTTCATCTTCATATATAAGCCGTGAAATTTATAATATCCAAAAGAAAAAATACAATCTTGACTTTGACTACAAACTAGTAGCCATGGCACCTTTAAATAAAGCTCATGAGCCAAATGAATTTGAAGCGCAGGTGTTAAGAGGCTTTAAAGAGAATAAATTTAGTGAGTTTTCAAAGATTATAAAAGATGAAAATGGCTCACAATTTTTTGTAGGACTTCCTATAAAAAGTCAAAATACATCTTGCTTAGCCTGTCACAATAGCGAAAGTGCTCCAAAACAGATGTTGGATCGTTATGAAATTTCAAATGGAAAAATTTCTGAAGCAAGTGAGATGATGGCAATGCTATCTTTTAAAATCCCACTACGTGCCATTTTCTCTTACCATCTAAAAGAGGTTATCATCATAATGAGTGCGATAGCCTTTGTATTTGGGATATTTTTGCTACTTGTTTATAAGATGCATAGGCGTGGCGAAGAGAGTAAAAGGCAGACTGAGCAGCTAATGATACATCAAAGCCGCCTAGCCTCAATGGGCGAGATGATAGGCAATATCTCGCATCAGTGGAAGCAGCCTTTAGCTCAAATCAGCTCAGCTTTAATAAATTTAGAACTCTATCAGGAGCGAAAAAAGCTCGATGAAGCAAAAATTTATGAGTTTATAGAAGAGACTAGCAAGCAGATAAATTTCATGTCTGAAACGGTTGATGATTTTAAAAACTTTTTTAAGCCAAATACTTTAAAAAGGGAGTTTAGCGTAGAGGAAGTGATAAATCAGACTATAAAAATTCTAAACGCCTCACTTAAGAAATATCAAATAGAAATAGAGATCGATATAAGAGAAAATTTTACGATTTTTGCAAATTTTAATGAAATAATCCAAATTTTAATAAATATTATAAATAACGCAAAAGATGCATTTAAACAAAGCTATGTAAAGCCAAGAGTAATAAAAATTTATACTTTTGTAAAAGATAATCGTAAAAATTTATGCGTGCAAAATAATGCGGGAGCGATAAAGACTTCGTTTTTAAAGGTTATCTTTGAGCCACACTTTAGCACAAAAGAGTCTGGCAGTGGGCTTGGCCTATATATGAGCCGGCTAATCGCTAACAAAAATAACGCGCTAATCTTTGCTAGAAATGTAGATGAAAATAGTATTACATTTACAATTAGTTTCGAAAATTTATAA
- a CDS encoding multiheme c-type cytochrome — MRNLQKALAGLLMGVSIFASQACCEEHNMQMSDKARDVIANPKGTLQSRGVISLQDYVVEEQEMYNWLFKNHPIFTKYGGKTVGKMVVHDRGLEWLAEGHGFDMSKLSKRDGGKGYSSMMYRIPATSSLQFPNKFVGPEKCGECHPAQYEVWSRSRHATTMRFPGEHPEVNNNLTEPVFDKDTASILPKGITPDVIYATVGHLRTKMGYVDAWLLRGTYYVEGGLLRDGTGQIVAGGNQWQRTWALNLDDATVKKIKELVPEFPGTLEEYGDNGGYVRGLASYAAKHKKSMFFQANSSYCEVCHPVKFDFKSKAEFYAALGNAKELQKHTISKGVSCEECHGAGGHLDGATNFRTSNCERCHQRFNFSPDLARANPLNNGKLDLSLSSKFKSMGPGCGSEGSQSYFTAHYDKGMRCVTCHDPHDNTGPVVGDKSVTGMNYNSEQGYLSSFYTKPKIRKECKDCHETQAYIASKADTHKDNTCASCHMPFMMSCENFYAVQFQDNAGFDTQRRSHIWKIMVDPKEKSLVPGDAAKGPRDAKDWHFERDKNGHNYVDLMWACARTSWADKDMKDTKGCHSPVLSELKPTLHFKNQKQVYDEVMGWQTPVKNEFSEVKIGIEGLYSLLETKKLDASDKVRVYELIQNAQEIIDMVEKDGSWGMHGFKFTKQKLDASKEYIKEAQRILNKNL; from the coding sequence ATGAGAAATCTACAAAAAGCCTTAGCTGGTTTGCTCATGGGTGTTAGCATCTTCGCTTCACAAGCCTGTTGCGAAGAGCATAATATGCAGATGTCCGATAAAGCACGTGATGTTATCGCAAATCCTAAAGGCACACTGCAAAGTAGAGGTGTTATCTCCTTGCAAGACTACGTTGTAGAAGAGCAAGAGATGTATAACTGGTTATTTAAAAACCACCCTATTTTTACAAAATATGGTGGTAAAACCGTCGGTAAAATGGTTGTTCACGACCGTGGCTTAGAGTGGCTTGCCGAGGGACATGGCTTTGATATGTCAAAGCTTAGTAAAAGAGATGGCGGTAAGGGCTATAGCTCTATGATGTATAGAATTCCAGCCACTTCATCGCTTCAGTTTCCTAACAAATTTGTAGGACCAGAAAAGTGCGGTGAGTGTCACCCAGCTCAGTATGAAGTGTGGAGCAGATCTCGCCACGCAACTACTATGCGTTTCCCTGGCGAGCACCCAGAGGTTAATAACAACCTAACTGAGCCAGTATTTGACAAAGATACCGCTTCTATCCTTCCAAAAGGTATCACTCCAGATGTTATCTACGCAACTGTTGGTCACTTAAGAACCAAAATGGGCTATGTTGATGCATGGCTACTTCGTGGTACTTACTACGTTGAGGGCGGTTTGCTAAGAGATGGTACAGGTCAGATCGTAGCTGGTGGTAACCAATGGCAAAGAACATGGGCGTTAAATTTAGACGACGCTACTGTTAAAAAGATAAAAGAGCTTGTCCCAGAATTTCCTGGCACTCTTGAAGAGTACGGCGATAATGGCGGATATGTTAGAGGTCTAGCTTCATATGCCGCAAAACATAAAAAGTCGATGTTTTTCCAAGCAAACTCATCATATTGTGAAGTTTGTCACCCAGTTAAATTCGACTTTAAATCAAAAGCAGAATTTTACGCAGCACTTGGTAATGCTAAAGAGCTTCAAAAACACACTATCTCAAAAGGCGTAAGCTGTGAGGAGTGCCACGGAGCTGGCGGTCACCTTGATGGGGCTACAAATTTTAGAACATCAAACTGCGAACGCTGCCACCAAAGATTTAACTTTAGCCCAGATCTAGCTCGTGCTAATCCGCTTAATAACGGTAAGCTTGATCTCTCACTTAGCTCTAAATTTAAATCAATGGGACCAGGATGTGGTTCTGAAGGTTCACAATCATACTTTACAGCTCACTATGACAAAGGTATGAGATGTGTTACTTGCCACGATCCACACGACAATACAGGTCCAGTTGTAGGTGATAAGAGTGTAACAGGTATGAACTATAACTCAGAACAAGGTTATCTAAGCTCATTCTATACTAAACCAAAGATTAGAAAAGAGTGTAAAGATTGCCACGAAACTCAAGCATATATCGCATCTAAAGCAGATACTCACAAAGACAACACTTGTGCATCTTGCCACATGCCATTTATGATGAGTTGTGAGAATTTCTACGCTGTTCAGTTCCAAGACAACGCTGGCTTTGATACTCAAAGAAGATCTCACATCTGGAAGATCATGGTTGATCCAAAAGAGAAATCTCTAGTACCAGGCGATGCTGCTAAAGGTCCAAGAGATGCTAAAGATTGGCACTTTGAGAGAGATAAAAATGGCCATAACTACGTTGACTTGATGTGGGCGTGCGCTAGAACATCTTGGGCTGATAAAGATATGAAAGATACCAAAGGCTGCCACAGCCCAGTACTATCTGAGCTAAAACCAACACTTCACTTCAAAAACCAAAAACAAGTTTATGATGAAGTTATGGGATGGCAAACTCCAGTTAAGAATGAATTCTCTGAAGTTAAGATTGGTATTGAAGGACTTTACTCACTACTTGAGACTAAAAAACTTGATGCAAGTGATAAAGTAAGAGTTTATGAGCTTATCCAAAATGCTCAAGAGATCATCGATATGGTTGAAAAAGATGGTTCGTGGGGTATGCACGGATTTAAATTTACTAAACAAAAACTCGATGCATCAAAAGAGTATATAAAAGAAGCTCAAAGAATTTTGAATAAAAATTTATAG
- a CDS encoding FKBP-type peptidyl-prolyl cis-trans isomerase, which yields MKNKVLKFTLLLSLSASGLLANVDSNESYAMGATSGGYVLKGLLEQKQIGISYDAEAVIKGFSDALKGELKLSDDEIAKLLNKRAENLDKIVKEKEAAILKENLKQGKAFMDKNAKNKNVKTTKSKLQYEILKSSKKGATPKQESIIIANYKASFIDGKVFDETKEAPAHLSMLNLIPGLEEGLMLMKEGDKFKFVIPPELAYGDSGMEGIPGGETIVFEIELVKVLKPGELAEAAKKIHEKELNEGIKKPH from the coding sequence ATGAAAAATAAGGTTTTAAAATTTACGCTACTTCTTAGCTTAAGTGCTTCTGGCTTGCTTGCAAATGTAGATTCAAATGAGTCTTACGCTATGGGAGCGACAAGTGGTGGATATGTTTTAAAAGGGTTACTTGAACAAAAACAAATAGGCATTAGCTACGATGCTGAGGCTGTTATCAAAGGTTTTAGTGATGCACTAAAAGGAGAGCTAAAACTAAGCGATGATGAGATAGCAAAGCTACTAAACAAAAGAGCTGAAAATTTAGACAAGATAGTAAAAGAAAAAGAAGCCGCCATACTTAAAGAGAATTTAAAGCAAGGTAAGGCTTTTATGGATAAAAATGCAAAAAATAAAAATGTAAAAACGACAAAATCAAAATTGCAATATGAAATTTTAAAATCAAGCAAAAAGGGAGCGACTCCAAAACAAGAGAGTATCATCATAGCAAACTACAAAGCTAGCTTTATCGATGGTAAGGTCTTTGATGAGACAAAAGAGGCTCCAGCTCATCTTTCTATGCTAAATTTGATCCCAGGTCTTGAAGAGGGCTTAATGCTCATGAAAGAGGGCGATAAGTTTAAATTTGTTATCCCGCCAGAACTTGCGTACGGCGATAGCGGCATGGAGGGCATACCTGGAGGCGAGACTATCGTTTTTGAGATAGAGCTTGTTAAGGTCTTAAAGCCAGGTGAGTTAGCCGAGGCTGCAAAGAAAATTCACGAAAAAGAACTAAATGAGGGCATTAAAAAGCCTCATTAA
- a CDS encoding 4Fe-4S dicluster domain-containing protein, whose amino-acid sequence MQNQKNRRAFLKSMVVAAAGAGAASSGFAFKSEESVKKPHFGMIFDQNKCVGCTDCEIACRKVNLVPKGQMRLFIEDKTNPKNLLDKRFVRVSCQQCVDAPCVAVCPTKACHKDKKTGIQTTNIDDCIACKYCIVACPYDVRYIDKVTHSAQSCNFCVDTNLKDEKEPACVEACRYEAIVFGDLNDENSHISKLLAVKDSIRLRAELGTKPSLRYIPKVKMGV is encoded by the coding sequence ATGCAAAATCAAAAAAACAGAAGAGCCTTTTTAAAAAGCATGGTAGTTGCGGCTGCTGGTGCTGGTGCGGCAAGTAGTGGTTTTGCTTTTAAGAGTGAAGAAAGTGTAAAAAAACCACACTTTGGTATGATATTTGACCAAAATAAATGTGTTGGCTGTACGGACTGCGAGATAGCTTGCAGAAAGGTAAATTTAGTCCCAAAAGGACAGATGAGACTTTTTATAGAAGATAAGACTAATCCTAAAAATTTACTCGATAAAAGATTTGTAAGAGTATCTTGTCAGCAGTGCGTCGATGCGCCTTGTGTAGCTGTTTGTCCGACCAAGGCTTGTCATAAAGACAAAAAAACTGGCATACAAACTACAAATATAGATGATTGTATCGCCTGTAAATATTGCATCGTAGCCTGTCCATATGATGTGAGATATATCGATAAGGTTACGCACTCAGCTCAAAGCTGTAACTTTTGTGTAGATACAAATTTAAAGGACGAAAAAGAGCCAGCTTGTGTAGAAGCTTGTAGATATGAGGCGATCGTCTTTGGTGATCTTAACGATGAAAATTCGCACATCAGTAAGCTACTAGCCGTAAAAGATAGCATAAGGCTAAGAGCAGAGCTTGGCACAAAACCAAGCCTTAGATATATTCCTAAAGTAAAAATGGGGGTGTAA
- the nrfD gene encoding NrfD/PsrC family molybdoenzyme membrane anchor subunit, translating to MDGALNFTATFSHGVEWGWPIAVYLLLAGMSGGALIAAILLKHYKKQESFSPFFKAASLLAFVSIMLGMVCLIADLEKPLLFWKILINYNFTSVMSIGVAGLCVFIPLSFLMCLYAFNDEISNFLAKSLKSFSTLFALIMKILIPLYPFLSRICLIFAVIICAYTGFLISVLIRFPLLNTAVLPALFIASGLSAGISGSSLVAAALFKEDPHSSDLHSLHSVEFSVLGAEILLILMLFVSLLLGSSYQQNAAVAFYSGVWANFFWLGVVLVGFIVPFVLNFAFGKKVASLKFSFYISSLAAVIGVLLLRVFILYAGQTYSI from the coding sequence ATGGATGGTGCATTAAATTTTACTGCAACATTTTCGCATGGAGTAGAGTGGGGCTGGCCGATTGCTGTTTATCTTTTGCTAGCTGGTATGAGTGGTGGAGCGCTAATTGCTGCTATACTTTTAAAACACTATAAAAAGCAAGAGAGCTTTAGTCCATTTTTTAAGGCTGCTTCGCTTTTAGCATTCGTTAGCATCATGCTTGGTATGGTTTGCTTGATAGCTGATCTTGAAAAGCCGCTTTTATTTTGGAAAATTTTGATTAATTATAATTTCACATCAGTTATGTCTATCGGTGTTGCTGGACTTTGTGTATTTATACCGCTTAGCTTTTTGATGTGCCTTTATGCATTTAATGATGAGATTTCAAATTTCTTAGCCAAAAGCTTAAAATCCTTTAGCACTCTTTTTGCGCTAATAATGAAAATTTTAATACCGCTTTATCCATTTTTAAGTCGTATTTGTCTTATTTTTGCTGTAATAATTTGTGCTTATACTGGATTTTTGATCTCAGTTTTGATTAGATTTCCACTCTTAAACACAGCTGTGCTTCCAGCTTTATTTATAGCTTCAGGACTAAGTGCTGGCATAAGTGGCAGTAGCTTAGTCGCAGCAGCTTTATTTAAAGAAGATCCACATTCAAGCGACCTTCATTCGCTTCATAGCGTAGAATTTAGCGTTTTGGGAGCTGAAATTTTACTCATTTTAATGCTTTTTGTATCGCTTTTACTTGGTTCAAGTTATCAGCAAAATGCAGCTGTTGCTTTTTATAGTGGCGTTTGGGCAAATTTCTTTTGGCTTGGTGTTGTGCTAGTTGGCTTTATTGTGCCTTTTGTTTTAAATTTTGCATTTGGCAAAAAAGTAGCTAGCCTAAAATTTAGCTTTTATATCAGTTCATTAGCGGCTGTTATTGGTGTTTTACTGCTTAGGGTGTTTATACTTTATGCGGGACAAACTTATAGCATTTAA
- the ccsA gene encoding cytochrome c biogenesis protein: MRILNIYRLSLILLFILAFGAGLATFLENFYDTQTAKVLVYEALWYECVMAACAICLAISIVKTKMYKKFGAFLIHLAFIVIFIGAALTRYFGEEGVMHLRTLQSSNVMQSVKPYLRVEMLGENFSYPLKLSLFGKNDFEFKNFIDGKEFIINLLGYKKDEKNAPATLSLEISFNGEKKSVKLKGGAGYELEPSVLSFGGQEVKFYFSSKALNLPFSLKLDEFILERYAGLNSPSSYTSKVSIAGGKYDISLNNPLTIDGYKIFQSSYDPDELGSAFEISRDPGKIPTYIGYFLLCLGFVANLFSKKSRFFRLLNFIKGSQIVFLAILLLNATPNFANENNKNLEAHAGKFAKILTQADSRIAPTGSYSRAVISKISTKTTLFGLSSEELMLSFAISPKEWMDKRIVKITSERVGELLGVNEKFASFNDVFNENGEYKLAKFVEAANEKSASTRDKFDNDVIKFDERLNVLYLALKGEILKFIPAKNGDKLTWLGVNEAFGSSEISSELKSVLGAYIENLSLCVKSGECKEADRSLEKISSYQRSTLGSLAPSEAKVELEVLYNQMEIFKFLIYFYMILGLVSLALGFYRLFSGKKFRFESALSLAFYFGFVVHLLNLALRAYISGHAPWSDAYESLVYISLASVLAGVLFFKHQSFALGAASLFASVSLLVAHLNFINPQITNLVPVLKSFWLSVHVSVITASYGFLGFSFVLGLLGLLLMAIKNQKNEQKLSEQIRYLAVTDELSLIIGLSLLTIGNFLGGVWANESWGRYWGWDSKESWSYITIIIYAIVLHLRFIPRLKNIFTFLVASVLSFGSVIFTYFGVNFYLSGLHSYANGDGFSVSNLLYLLLMLLALLIAFAYRGKDIKEI, translated from the coding sequence ATGAGAATTTTAAATATCTACCGCTTGTCTTTGATATTATTATTTATTCTTGCTTTTGGTGCAGGACTCGCGACTTTTTTAGAAAATTTTTATGACACACAAACGGCCAAAGTGCTTGTTTATGAAGCGCTTTGGTACGAGTGCGTCATGGCTGCTTGTGCTATTTGCTTAGCTATTAGCATCGTAAAAACCAAGATGTATAAAAAATTTGGCGCATTTTTGATACATCTTGCTTTTATCGTTATCTTCATCGGAGCTGCGCTTACAAGGTATTTTGGCGAAGAGGGCGTTATGCATCTTAGAACCTTGCAAAGCTCAAATGTAATGCAAAGCGTTAAGCCTTATCTTAGAGTCGAAATGCTTGGAGAAAATTTTAGTTATCCATTAAAATTAAGCTTATTTGGTAAAAACGACTTTGAGTTTAAAAATTTTATAGATGGCAAGGAATTTATAATTAACTTGCTTGGGTATAAAAAAGATGAGAAAAATGCTCCGGCTACGCTTAGTTTAGAGATAAGTTTTAACGGCGAAAAAAAGAGTGTTAAACTAAAAGGCGGAGCCGGATATGAGCTAGAGCCTAGTGTGCTAAGTTTTGGTGGGCAAGAGGTGAAATTTTACTTTAGCTCAAAGGCTTTAAATTTACCATTTTCATTAAAGCTTGACGAGTTTATTTTAGAGCGATATGCGGGGCTAAATAGTCCATCATCTTATACAAGTAAAGTAAGTATCGCTGGCGGCAAGTACGACATCTCGCTAAATAATCCACTAACGATTGATGGCTATAAAATTTTTCAGTCTTCATACGATCCTGACGAGCTTGGAAGTGCTTTTGAGATCAGTCGTGATCCTGGCAAAATCCCAACTTACATAGGATATTTTTTGCTTTGCCTTGGCTTTGTGGCAAATTTATTTAGTAAAAAGAGTAGATTTTTTAGGCTGCTAAATTTTATAAAAGGTTCGCAAATCGTATTTTTGGCTATTTTACTTTTAAATGCTACTCCAAATTTTGCCAATGAAAATAATAAAAATTTAGAGGCACATGCGGGCAAATTTGCCAAAATTTTGACTCAAGCTGATAGTAGAATCGCTCCAACTGGCTCTTACTCAAGAGCTGTGATAAGTAAAATTTCAACCAAAACTACGCTATTTGGGCTTAGTAGCGAGGAGTTAATGCTATCTTTTGCTATCTCGCCAAAAGAGTGGATGGATAAAAGGATAGTAAAGATCACAAGCGAGCGTGTGGGCGAGCTTTTGGGAGTTAATGAGAAATTTGCTAGTTTTAACGATGTCTTTAACGAAAATGGCGAGTATAAGCTGGCTAAATTTGTAGAAGCTGCCAATGAAAAATCCGCCTCAACAAGAGATAAATTTGACAACGACGTTATCAAATTTGACGAGAGACTAAATGTCTTATATCTTGCATTAAAGGGAGAAATTTTAAAATTTATACCAGCTAAAAATGGCGATAAATTAACGTGGCTAGGTGTAAATGAAGCCTTTGGCTCAAGCGAAATTTCAAGCGAGCTTAAAAGCGTTTTAGGCGCTTATATAGAAAATTTAAGCCTTTGCGTAAAAAGTGGCGAGTGCAAAGAGGCTGATAGGAGTTTGGAGAAAATTTCAAGCTATCAAAGAAGCACTCTAGGCTCTCTTGCGCCAAGCGAGGCAAAGGTGGAGCTTGAGGTGCTTTATAACCAAATGGAAATTTTTAAATTTCTTATATATTTTTACATGATCCTTGGGCTAGTTTCGCTCGCTCTTGGCTTTTATAGGCTATTTTCTGGAAAGAAATTTAGATTTGAAAGTGCATTAAGCCTTGCATTTTATTTTGGCTTTGTGGTACATTTGTTAAATTTAGCTCTTCGTGCTTATATCTCAGGGCATGCACCTTGGAGTGATGCCTATGAGAGCTTAGTGTATATCTCGCTTGCAAGTGTACTAGCTGGAGTTTTATTTTTTAAACATCAAAGCTTTGCTCTTGGAGCTGCTTCACTTTTTGCAAGCGTGAGCTTGCTGGTCGCTCATCTAAATTTTATAAATCCACAAATAACAAATCTAGTCCCAGTTTTAAAGTCATTTTGGCTTAGCGTGCATGTAAGTGTTATCACGGCAAGCTACGGCTTTTTGGGCTTTAGCTTTGTGCTCGGGCTTCTTGGGCTTCTTTTAATGGCTATAAAAAATCAAAAAAATGAGCAAAAGCTTAGTGAACAGATAAGATACCTCGCTGTAACTGATGAGCTAAGCCTCATCATAGGACTTAGCTTGCTAACTATTGGAAATTTTCTTGGCGGCGTCTGGGCAAATGAGAGCTGGGGTAGATACTGGGGCTGGGACAGCAAAGAGAGCTGGTCGTACATTACGATAATTATTTATGCCATTGTGCTTCATTTAAGATTTATCCCAAGATTAAAAAATATTTTTACCTTTTTAGTAGCTAGTGTACTCTCTTTTGGTTCAGTTATTTTTACCTATTTTGGTGTAAATTTCTATCTAAGCGGACTTCACTCATACGCAAATGGCGATGGATTTAGCGTTTCAAATTTGCTTTATTTGCTTTTAATGCTCTTGGCTTTGCTAATCGCCTTTGCTTATAGAGGTAAGGATATAAAAGAGATTTAG
- a CDS encoding SEL1-like repeat protein — protein sequence MKKSLILLFACLGLLNAGYIKEALSAKDDHNKLAQIYEDACDKEKKASGCYNLAVLYSRGDGNVKKDEAKAAMLYEKACDQNFSMACSNLGYVYEKGKGVEKDLAKAVKFYEKACKDNEGCTELGLLYANGTGVTKDIKKAKELYEKACKAGDGIGCSNLGYLYAQGEGVEKDYAKAKANYEMACANEAGIGCDNLGFLYVYAQGVDQNLTKATKLYEQACIYGYEKGCNNYAIMLAEGKGVKEDMEKAHEIFTRSCKNGLKEACENLEILGKH from the coding sequence ATGAAAAAGAGTTTGATTTTATTGTTTGCTTGTTTGGGACTATTAAATGCTGGCTATATCAAAGAGGCTTTAAGCGCAAAAGACGATCACAATAAGCTAGCACAAATTTATGAAGATGCTTGTGATAAAGAGAAAAAGGCATCAGGCTGCTACAATCTAGCTGTGCTTTACAGCAGGGGCGACGGCAATGTCAAAAAGGACGAAGCAAAGGCAGCAATGCTTTATGAAAAGGCTTGTGATCAAAACTTCTCTATGGCTTGCAGCAACCTTGGCTACGTCTATGAAAAAGGCAAAGGCGTAGAAAAAGACCTAGCAAAAGCAGTTAAATTTTATGAAAAGGCTTGTAAGGATAATGAGGGTTGCACGGAGCTTGGCTTACTTTATGCAAATGGCACCGGCGTGACAAAGGATATTAAAAAGGCAAAAGAGCTTTACGAAAAGGCTTGCAAAGCAGGGGACGGCATAGGATGTAGTAACCTTGGCTATCTATATGCACAAGGCGAAGGTGTAGAGAAAGACTATGCAAAAGCCAAAGCAAACTACGAAATGGCTTGCGCAAACGAAGCTGGCATAGGGTGTGATAATCTTGGCTTTTTATATGTTTATGCACAAGGCGTTGATCAAAACCTCACAAAAGCCACAAAACTTTATGAGCAAGCGTGTATATATGGATATGAAAAGGGCTGCAATAATTACGCTATCATGCTAGCTGAAGGTAAAGGCGTAAAAGAAGACATGGAGAAAGCACATGAAATTTTTACTAGAAGCTGCAAAAATGGCTTAAAAGAAGCGTGCGAGAATTTAGAAATTTTAGGAAAGCATTGA